Part of the Mytilus trossulus isolate FHL-02 chromosome 2, PNRI_Mtr1.1.1.hap1, whole genome shotgun sequence genome is shown below.
tcagtgataatgaacgccatgctaatttccaaattgtacacaagaaactaaaattaaaataatacaagattaacaaaggccagaggctcctgacttgggacaggcgcaaaaatgcggcggggttaaacatgtttgtgagatctcaaccctccccctatacctctaaccaatgtagaaaagtaaacgcataacaatacgcacattaaaattcagttcaagagaagtccgagtctgatgtcagaagatgtaaccaaagaaaataaacaaaatgacaataatacataaataacaacagactactagcagttaactgacatgccagctccagacttcaattaaactgactgaaagttCATTACTGATACATTACAAGTGATAATATTTTCAACCATGTGTAGACAAGTGAgaaggtccagtaagacccctttttggccccaaaatatagcagatttaccaaattgttaaaatgtaaacttttaattatattttggaaagtagaatgcttctgctacataaatatgggctgtttttgacaagaCAATGCATGTATATCAGGTAAGATTAAGTCATtgagtcatgctaaattactgtaatcttcacaattttagcattacagttaaattttaaccGGTATCCGTCTTAAaggaaagtggccgcatttggtttcattcttaatattgaagtGTAAGTTgcatttgatgataatacataacatacttgtatataaatgttgaggatgaacacggatgcggccaatttaattttttgacaataaaagacattttgggcatatttgatagatttttcatatttaatctTAAATCAGAACGTTTTTAATAAGTAACTCAGTTAAAATtgttcacataaactaattgaatcaactgaaatagacacttaagtgtttaaaaagagtccaaaatctttcgtcagatgaacctgaaatttagggcaaaaatcggcccttaccggacctactcctttcattGTAGAAGATAAAGGATTACTCTAATTTGAACGGTTTAATTCTTTTAATGGCTTTATCTTCTGCTGTAGGTGTTTCGTTTATTTTTCGAACGGTAAATTTTGTTGCACAGAACTGGATTCAAACGGTAAGCTGTGCAGCATGTAATGTCGTTATGGGTTTTAGATTAAATCAtcggaaaaaaaacacaagaaactaatgGAAAGAATAACACAACATACAGTAAATAGAGGACTTAttattgcttttaaaatatttttcagatgTTACTAAAATGAGATCTCGAAAAAATGATGATGGAGAACCCTTACTCCCAGGTGTGTAAGTTTAAATGTAGTAGACcgattcattttaaaaaagagactgatatattgaaatacaatattattatattttaaatcatctctgaacatgtaaaatatatgctttaatttgcaaatgaattatgaaaacatTCGTCATGATTCCAGATAGtttctaataaaaataaaatgtaaatacatggGATATGATAGAATAAACAAATGCATCATTAGACATTCAAATACATTCTCGAGATAAACCATGACTGAATTGACAGCATTTAAACTAATAACAACCTTAATGCTAATAAAGATGACACTCAGCAGAAGAGGCTcgtgacttgggacaggcgccaAAAAATGCGGCGGAGTTCAACAtatttgtgagatctcaaccctccccctatacctccagtcaatgcagaaaagtaaacgcataacaatacgcacaataaaattcagtttaagagaagtccgagtctgatgtcagaagatgtaacgaaaaaaataaacaaaatgacaataatacataaataacatcagactactagcagttaactgacatgccagctccagacttcaattaaactgattgaaaatttatgtcttcatcatatgaatatcaggcacaatcctccccgtgaggggtttagtatcataccatcataacatatatgagaagaacataacccgtgtcatgccaacaactggtttttttaaataaatgtgtttagttccgatgcaaagaccctaaagtgaatcaatattaacgccaaaatatgcaatctttaattacctgacaacagtagtataactaTATCCcgtcttaataagtctatttgaaggttttgttagcttatGCGGTGAATATCATCTTCTAAATTCTTCTTAGCCTCTCAAATCACGTTGAGTAACAAATATTTGACAacataaaaatctaattttgacACTTTTCGGTTTTATTTTCAGACTTATTAATATACCTTTGTACACTTTAGATTTGAATGATGAAACCCTGAACCAGAAGAGTTGTTGTTGTAAAACATGTGATCAAATGACAGccttttcattttgttttgagtGTAAAGATGTTTATTGCGAATCCTGTTGCGAGCACCATGTCAAGGAAGCACCGTCtcatacaatttttcaagtaaaACATATCGAGACAGACAGCCAAAGTGTTAAGTTTATGACATGCAGTACTGGTAATCCTATCAAAGTTTGTTTTCAGTGCAAAAGACTACTGTGTACACAATGTTTATGCGAACATGTACATAAACCTTTATTGATAGATAGTGaagctataaataaaaaagattgcGAACACTGCATTATTAAAATGGATGAGGATATAGAGCAGAGTTTTACAATACCGATACCAGTAGACAAGTTACATGTTCCAACTAGGATTTGTGGTTTTGTCATCCTAGATGAAGAAAGGATAGTTATAGCTGATTACAGTAATAGAGTATTAGAATATTGTCAGTGGTAAAAACCAGAAAGACCTTTGCTCCGATCATTTTGGCTGGTGAACCAAGAGGAATAGCTAGGATGTTTGATAGTAGGTTTGCTGTCACATTTCCACATgataggaaaattcaaattttcgatGTCAAATCTGAAGACCTCTCGAGTTCAATGAAATACAAACTTGATATGCATTCTTATGGAAAACCTTTCAGTATCACTTATAATCAAAACACATTTGCAGTAGAAATAGATGAACGCGAAGATGGCTACATACTAATCATAACGATAGACGGTGTCTGCCTTCATAAAATACACGAAGCTAAACAATATGCCTATTTTACTGGACATACTATTAGACTTGCGTTGGACAAAGCAAACCAGCGTTTATACATTTCTGCAATGAGTAAAAGGGCTGTCACGTGTATAGATTTTAAGGGAGAGAAAAAATGGTCTGAACAGTTTACAAGTCCGAGaggtttattttttcttccaGATCTTGACAAATTGATACTTGCAAGTAAACGGCGGAATGCTATTTATCAACTAAACACTCTCAATGGAAACGGTAGGATCTTGGCGTCATGTGGTGACATTATATCACCTCGATATATTGCTTATGATCAAAGAACAAAACTTCTGTTTGTACAAGTGTATGGTGATGACGATGAAGATAGGATTGTTGTGATGAAATATAAGTAAACAATGTgtcattcaaatgtgacgtcatttgcGTTGTGTGCTGTTTCAGaatttcaaatgtgacgtaTTTTTTGTGCCTTTTCACCActtcgtatgtgacgtcacttttttcactttttgcgCTGAGGCTTTGACTTAGTCGggtgtgtttattttttgtgttggtTTATGTAATGTATTCGGGTT
Proteins encoded:
- the LOC134707611 gene encoding uncharacterized protein LOC134707611 isoform X1; translated protein: MELKSTFLLLFIPMILGFTFSKIHVCLKGVYINNTLVISCYVSELKFDVEITDPSDKLVAKCFGPVRTELKGICTNKRTSQDLSTNITTLTVDKIEQNNITGTWKCSHGTNHDFDLLDVHNNCDVTTYIKSADTRCTKFIGITVSSTIIVSIIVTVITLKICQKLKEHTNMRRNWRTDVTKMRSRKNDDGEPLLPDLNDETLNQKSCCCKTCDQMTAFSFCFECKDVYCESCCEHHVKEAPSHTIFQVKHIETDSQSVKFMTCSTGNPIKVCFQCKRLLCTQCLCEHVHKPLLIDSEAINKKDCEHCIIKMDEDIEQSFTIPIPVDKLHVPTRICGFVILDEERIVIADYSNRVLEYCQW